GCGCCTCTTAGGCGGGTGGTATCTTGCGCATTGACCACCGCATTGACTTCGGCATGGGCGCCGCGGCAGCGTTTTAATTTTTTGGTTGCCGGGTCGCCATCGATCTTGGCGCAGCCGATTTCGATGCAATGGATATCGCCTTCGGTCGGCCCATTGAATCCGGTGGAAACCACGCGGTGATTTTTATCGACGCAAACCGCGCCTGCTTCGTGAAATTTGCAAGCCGTGCGTTTGGAAAGCATGATCGCCAGATTCATAAACATCTCGTCCCAGCTCAATCTTTTTTTTCGCGGATTTTTTTTGAAGTCCGTCATATATTTAAAATTAAAACAATAAATTACCTTGTAACCTGTCGGGCAATAAAAGGGGCTCTCATAAAGATCCCCTTGTTATTTTATCAAGATTTTCAGATAAAAACAAATTATTTCGCCTCGGCTTTTACCGGCGGCACGGCGGTGTTCTGTCCGGATAATTGCAGATAGACCGCGGCAGAGGCGACCATTGTTATTGGAATTGCTACCAATATTCCGACGAAAAGCGCGATAAATCCCAAGATCATTATTCCCATTAAGATCAGGACGAAAAGTATCAATTGCCATTTTACGCCCAGGGTGGCCTTAGAGCTCAACTCGAGCGATTCGACGATGCCGCTATTCTTATCCACGATAAAGTATTGGGTGAACATGAATCTTAAGGCGAAATAGGTCGAAACCACCGCTCCGGCGATCCCCAAAAGTCCAAGGATTATTTGGACGATGTTAAGCGCCATGCTCGAGGGAAAGAAAAAGGTGATGCCGAAGGCGATCAGCGGGATAAGAACCGGGGCCATGGTGATCAGGCCGACCAATAATCCGGCCACGAAACTTTTGCCGATCAAATTGCCGCAGGAGAACAGATCGGCGAATTTCGGCTTATTGCCCTTG
Above is a window of Patescibacteria group bacterium DNA encoding:
- a CDS encoding deaminase, whose translation is MTDFKKNPRKKRLSWDEMFMNLAIMLSKRTACKFHEAGAVCVDKNHRVVSTGFNGPTEGDIHCIEIGCAKIDGDPATKKLKRCRGAHAEVNAVVNAQDTTRLRGATMYSVLFPCYDCMKVLNNAGIKEIVYLQKYERLQTGGEAKEEETESADLAKSRGIKMRKYEGPIFCDIDCTKINEKLKIMPT